One Amycolatopsis sp. NBC_00355 genomic window carries:
- the murD gene encoding UDP-N-acetylmuramoyl-L-alanine--D-glutamate ligase, which produces MEIDGRHVLVAGAGVTGKSIVPVLVELGARVTVTDGNAERLAELEGLGAELVPGLTEPPADVVLVVTSPGWRPTSPLLVAAAEAGVEVIGDVELAWRVGQLREHPPSWLVITGTNGKTTTAGMLESILRAAGAHAVACGNIGYAALDAVQAGYTVLAVELSSFQLHWSSTLSPDAAVVLNLAEDHIDWHGSMDSYGAAKGRAYAHAKVVVHNADDEWSKRIADEHAPESARRVAFRLDTPFAGELGLVEDLLVDRAFTADPAVSAEELATIADVRPAGPHNVSNALAAAALARAHGVTPEAVLKGLREYQPAPHRAVEVAEVAGIRYVNDSKATNPHAAAGSLRAHESIVWIAGGQLKGASVDELVSSIAGRLRGVVLLGVDSPVIAAAVARHAPDVPVNSLRPGDHEPMTAAVSAASAMARPGDVVLLAPAAASLDMFRNYGERGDAFAAAVRVLHDDAAGAPSDGS; this is translated from the coding sequence GTGGAGATCGACGGTCGTCACGTCCTGGTCGCGGGTGCCGGTGTGACCGGCAAGTCGATCGTTCCCGTGCTGGTCGAGCTGGGCGCGCGCGTCACCGTCACCGACGGCAACGCCGAGCGCCTCGCCGAGCTCGAAGGCCTGGGCGCCGAGCTGGTGCCCGGGCTGACCGAGCCGCCGGCCGACGTCGTCCTCGTCGTCACCAGCCCCGGCTGGCGCCCGACGTCGCCGCTGCTGGTGGCCGCGGCCGAGGCGGGCGTCGAGGTGATCGGCGACGTCGAGCTGGCCTGGCGGGTCGGGCAGCTGCGCGAGCACCCGCCGTCGTGGCTGGTCATCACCGGCACCAACGGCAAGACGACCACCGCGGGCATGCTCGAGTCGATCCTGCGGGCCGCCGGTGCGCACGCCGTGGCCTGCGGGAACATCGGCTACGCGGCCCTCGACGCGGTCCAGGCCGGTTACACGGTGCTGGCCGTGGAGCTGTCGAGCTTCCAGCTGCACTGGTCCTCGACCCTCTCCCCGGACGCCGCCGTGGTGCTGAACCTCGCCGAGGACCACATCGACTGGCACGGCTCGATGGACTCCTACGGCGCCGCCAAGGGCCGCGCGTACGCCCACGCCAAGGTCGTGGTGCACAACGCCGACGACGAGTGGTCGAAGCGGATCGCCGACGAGCACGCGCCGGAGAGCGCCCGCCGTGTCGCGTTCCGGCTGGACACGCCGTTCGCCGGCGAACTCGGGCTGGTCGAGGACCTGCTGGTCGATCGCGCCTTCACCGCCGACCCGGCGGTCAGCGCCGAGGAGCTGGCCACGATCGCCGACGTCCGCCCGGCCGGCCCGCACAACGTCTCGAACGCGCTGGCCGCGGCCGCGCTGGCCCGCGCCCACGGCGTCACGCCGGAAGCCGTGCTGAAGGGCCTGCGCGAGTACCAGCCGGCGCCGCACCGGGCCGTCGAGGTCGCCGAGGTCGCCGGCATCCGGTACGTCAACGATTCGAAGGCGACCAACCCGCACGCCGCCGCCGGGTCGCTGCGCGCGCACGAGAGCATCGTGTGGATCGCCGGGGGCCAGCTCAAGGGCGCCTCGGTGGACGAACTGGTGAGCAGCATCGCAGGCCGGCTGCGCGGAGTTGTGCTACTCGGGGTGGATTCACCCGTGATCGCCGCCGCGGTTGCGCGACACGCGCCGGATGTCCCGGTGAACAGCCTCCGTCCGGGTGACCATGAACCCATGACTGCGGCGGTGAGTGCGGCCAGCGCGATGGCCCGGCCAGGTGACGTGGTGCTGCTCGCACCCGCCGCGGCGTCGTTGGACATGTTCCGCAATTACGGCGAGCGCGGCGACGCGTTCGCCGCCGCGGTGCGCGTCCTCCACGACGACGCAGCGGGGGCGCCGAGTGACGGTAGTTGA
- the mraY gene encoding phospho-N-acetylmuramoyl-pentapeptide-transferase: MISILIAAAAGLLVSIMLTPYLIRVFSRQGFGQEIREEGPQGHKSKRGTPTMGGVAIIVAMVVGYFAAHLINWMFNSRSGAPTVSGLLVLMLAVGLGIVGFLDDFIKIRKQRNLGLNKTAKLVGQLVVTIAFAVLALNFPNEQGITPASESLSYARDLALITFPSIIFVIFCYIVISGWSNAVNFTDGLDGLAGGAAAMVLATYVVISFWQERLSCANGPAQSCYYVRDPLDLAVVAAAAAGACVGFLWWNAAPAKIFMGDTGSLALGGLVAGLSMTTRTELLAIVIGGLFMVEMISVVAQIAVFRTTRRRLFRMAPFHHHFELAGWAETTVIIRFWLLSAICCMFGLGLFYSEQLGG; encoded by the coding sequence GTGATCAGCATCCTGATCGCGGCCGCTGCGGGCCTGCTGGTCTCCATCATGCTCACGCCCTACCTCATCCGGGTCTTCTCCCGGCAGGGCTTCGGGCAGGAGATCCGCGAGGAAGGCCCCCAGGGACACAAGTCCAAGCGCGGTACCCCGACCATGGGCGGTGTCGCGATCATCGTCGCGATGGTCGTCGGGTACTTCGCCGCGCACCTGATCAACTGGATGTTCAACTCCCGCAGCGGCGCGCCGACGGTCTCCGGGCTGCTCGTGCTGATGCTCGCGGTGGGCCTGGGCATCGTCGGGTTCCTCGACGACTTCATCAAGATCCGCAAGCAGCGCAACCTCGGGCTGAACAAGACCGCGAAGCTGGTCGGCCAGCTGGTGGTCACCATCGCGTTCGCGGTGCTGGCGCTGAACTTCCCGAACGAGCAGGGCATCACGCCGGCGTCGGAGAGCCTCTCCTACGCCCGTGACCTCGCGCTGATCACGTTCCCGTCGATCATCTTCGTGATCTTCTGCTACATCGTGATCTCCGGCTGGTCGAACGCGGTGAACTTCACCGACGGCCTCGACGGCCTGGCCGGCGGCGCGGCGGCGATGGTGCTGGCCACCTACGTGGTCATCTCGTTCTGGCAGGAGCGGCTGTCCTGCGCGAACGGCCCGGCCCAATCCTGTTACTACGTCCGGGATCCACTGGACCTGGCGGTGGTGGCCGCCGCGGCGGCCGGCGCGTGTGTCGGGTTCCTCTGGTGGAACGCGGCCCCGGCGAAGATCTTCATGGGCGACACCGGCTCGCTGGCCTTGGGCGGCCTGGTCGCCGGGCTGTCGATGACCACCCGCACCGAGCTGCTCGCCATCGTCATCGGCGGTCTGTTCATGGTCGAGATGATCTCGGTCGTCGCGCAGATCGCGGTGTTCCGGACCACCCGGCGACGGCTGTTCCGGATGGCCCCGTTCCACCACCACTTCGAACTCGCCGGGTGGGCCGAAACCACGGTGATCATCCGGTTCTGGCTGTTGTCGGCGATCTGCTGCATGTTCGGCCTCGGCCTGTTCTACTCCGAGCAGCTCGGAGGCTGA
- a CDS encoding UDP-N-acetylmuramoyl-tripeptide--D-alanyl-D-alanine ligase, protein MIVLSLAEIADVVGGRLHRADPGAQVTGSVEFDTRQLVPGGLFVALPGEKVDGHDFAAKAVESGAVAVLAAREVDAPAIVVPPLGEGEAHERSVALTGDQDGSGAAVLGALAKLARHVVQRLAEGNLTVVGVTGSSGKTSTKDVIAQLLEPLGPTVAPPGSFNNELGHPWTALRADAQTRHLVLELSARGPGHIAHLAEIAPPKIGVVLNVGTAHVGEFGSREGIAKTKGELVEALPEDGVAILNLDDPLVAAMASRTKARVVFVGETASAQVRAEGITLDDQARASFRLVTPAGDADVTLPLHGEHHVGNALSAAAVALELGSTPAEIATRLSSLERRSARRMEVVTRADGVTILNDSFNANPESMRAGLKALAAMTRETGRRSWAVLGVMGELGADAVTAHDEIGRLVVRLNIAKLVVIGPEAAAMHQGATQEGSWGEEAILVPDVGAAAALLHDQLRPGDVVLVKASKAAGLWRVAEALLEPRETDNSETRSNGGDA, encoded by the coding sequence GTGATCGTGCTCAGCCTGGCCGAGATCGCCGACGTCGTCGGCGGCCGGCTGCACCGCGCCGACCCGGGCGCGCAGGTGACCGGCAGCGTGGAGTTCGACACCCGGCAGCTCGTCCCCGGCGGCCTGTTCGTCGCGCTGCCGGGGGAGAAGGTCGACGGCCACGACTTCGCGGCGAAGGCCGTCGAGTCCGGTGCCGTCGCCGTGCTGGCCGCCCGGGAGGTCGACGCGCCCGCGATCGTCGTGCCTCCACTGGGGGAGGGGGAGGCCCACGAGCGGTCGGTCGCGCTGACCGGCGACCAGGACGGCTCCGGCGCGGCGGTGCTGGGCGCGCTCGCGAAGCTCGCCCGCCACGTCGTGCAGCGCCTGGCCGAGGGGAACCTGACCGTCGTCGGCGTCACCGGCTCGTCGGGCAAGACGTCCACGAAGGACGTCATCGCGCAGCTGCTCGAGCCGCTCGGCCCGACGGTCGCGCCACCCGGGTCGTTCAACAACGAGCTGGGTCACCCGTGGACCGCGCTGCGGGCCGACGCGCAGACCCGGCACCTGGTGCTGGAGCTGTCCGCGCGCGGGCCGGGCCACATCGCCCACCTCGCCGAAATCGCCCCGCCGAAGATCGGCGTGGTGCTCAACGTCGGCACCGCGCACGTCGGCGAGTTCGGCTCCCGCGAAGGCATCGCGAAGACCAAGGGCGAGCTGGTCGAGGCGCTGCCCGAGGACGGCGTCGCGATCCTCAACCTCGACGACCCGCTGGTCGCGGCCATGGCGAGCCGGACGAAGGCCCGTGTGGTGTTCGTCGGCGAGACCGCGTCCGCCCAGGTCCGCGCCGAGGGCATCACCCTCGACGACCAGGCCCGCGCGTCCTTCCGGCTGGTCACCCCGGCCGGCGACGCCGACGTCACGCTGCCGCTGCACGGCGAGCACCACGTCGGCAACGCGCTGTCCGCCGCGGCGGTCGCCCTCGAGCTGGGCTCGACCCCGGCCGAGATCGCCACGCGGCTGTCGTCGCTCGAACGGCGCTCCGCGCGGCGCATGGAGGTCGTCACCCGCGCCGACGGCGTCACGATCCTCAACGACTCCTTCAACGCCAACCCCGAGTCGATGCGGGCCGGCCTGAAGGCCCTGGCGGCGATGACGCGCGAGACCGGCCGCCGGTCCTGGGCCGTGCTCGGCGTGATGGGCGAGCTCGGCGCGGACGCCGTCACGGCGCACGACGAGATCGGCCGGCTGGTCGTGCGGCTCAACATCGCCAAGCTCGTCGTGATCGGCCCCGAGGCCGCGGCCATGCACCAGGGAGCCACCCAGGAGGGTTCCTGGGGCGAGGAAGCGATCCTGGTACCCGACGTCGGCGCCGCCGCCGCCCTGCTGCATGATCAGCTCCGTCCCGGGGACGTGGTGCTGGTCAAGGCCTCCAAAGCCGCCGGTCTCTGGCGTGTCGCCGAAGCCCTGCTCGAACCCCGGGAAACCGACAATTCCGAAACACGCTCGAACGGTGGTGACGCGTGA
- a CDS encoding UDP-N-acetylmuramoyl-L-alanyl-D-glutamate--2,6-diaminopimelate ligase — MKAVPAPPRPARIVPVPLATLLARADARLIADSPDAADLTVTGATLRAQHVLPGDLFAALPGARAHGADFSDQAVAAGAVAVLTDAAGAERPALRDAGVPILVHADPRAALGEIAAWIYGEPSLRLSVLGVTGTSGKTTTSYLVDAGLEAAGLTTGMIGTVETRIAGERLVSGFTTPEAPDLQALLAVMLERGVTHVAMEVSSHALALGRANGTRFTVGAFTNLSQDHLDFHKDMQEYFAAKALLFDGRSTTEVVVVDSAWGQALLTPQTITVTTDPGTEAVWKATDLEATPHGEQTFTLHGPDGVSAPARIPLPGEFNVANAVLAAAILSTAGVSLEHIVAGLARVQVPGRMERVHVGQEFTAVVDYAHKPAAVAQGLDALRARTDGRIITVLGCGGDRDTAKRPMMGEAAARRSDVLIVTDDNPRSEDPAAIRAAMLAGARGVGPAEGGEIVEIGDRREAIARAVALAGPGDIVFLAGKGHETGQEAGGVVHPFSDRDELAAAIRNKLEVSV; from the coding sequence GTGAAAGCGGTCCCCGCACCGCCGCGCCCGGCGCGCATCGTCCCGGTCCCGCTGGCGACGCTGCTCGCCAGGGCGGACGCCCGCCTGATCGCCGACTCGCCCGACGCCGCCGACCTCACGGTCACCGGCGCCACCCTGCGGGCCCAGCACGTGCTGCCCGGCGACCTGTTCGCCGCGCTGCCCGGCGCCCGCGCGCACGGCGCCGACTTCAGCGACCAGGCCGTCGCCGCCGGGGCCGTCGCGGTCCTCACCGACGCCGCGGGCGCCGAGCGCCCCGCGTTGCGCGACGCCGGCGTCCCGATCCTGGTGCACGCCGACCCGCGCGCCGCCCTCGGCGAGATCGCCGCCTGGATCTACGGCGAGCCGTCGCTGCGGCTGTCCGTGCTCGGCGTCACCGGCACCTCCGGCAAGACCACGACGTCCTACCTGGTCGACGCCGGGCTCGAGGCCGCGGGGCTGACCACCGGCATGATCGGCACGGTCGAGACCCGGATCGCCGGCGAACGGCTGGTCAGCGGGTTCACCACGCCGGAGGCCCCGGACCTGCAGGCGCTGCTCGCGGTGATGCTGGAGCGCGGCGTGACGCATGTGGCGATGGAGGTCTCCAGCCACGCGCTCGCGCTCGGCCGGGCCAACGGCACCCGGTTCACCGTCGGCGCGTTCACCAACCTCTCCCAGGACCACCTGGACTTCCACAAGGACATGCAGGAGTACTTCGCCGCGAAGGCGCTGCTGTTCGACGGCCGCTCGACCACCGAGGTCGTCGTGGTCGACAGCGCGTGGGGGCAGGCGCTGCTCACGCCGCAGACGATCACCGTCACCACGGACCCGGGGACCGAGGCCGTCTGGAAGGCCACCGACCTGGAGGCCACCCCGCACGGCGAGCAGACGTTCACCCTGCACGGCCCGGACGGCGTGTCCGCGCCCGCCCGGATCCCGCTGCCGGGTGAGTTCAACGTCGCCAACGCCGTGCTCGCCGCGGCGATCCTGAGCACCGCCGGGGTGAGCCTGGAGCACATCGTCGCCGGGCTCGCGCGGGTGCAGGTGCCGGGCCGGATGGAGCGCGTCCACGTCGGCCAGGAGTTCACCGCCGTCGTCGACTACGCCCACAAGCCCGCCGCCGTCGCGCAGGGCCTCGACGCGCTGCGCGCCCGCACCGACGGCCGGATCATCACCGTGCTCGGCTGCGGCGGCGACCGGGACACCGCGAAGCGCCCGATGATGGGCGAGGCGGCGGCCCGCCGCAGCGACGTCCTGATCGTCACCGACGACAACCCTCGCTCCGAGGACCCCGCCGCCATCCGCGCGGCGATGCTGGCCGGCGCCCGCGGGGTCGGCCCGGCCGAGGGCGGGGAGATCGTCGAGATCGGCGACCGCCGTGAGGCCATCGCGCGCGCCGTCGCGCTCGCCGGGCCGGGCGACATCGTTTTCCTCGCCGGCAAGGGGCACGAGACCGGCCAGGAGGCCGGCGGCGTCGTGCACCCGTTCTCCGACCGCGACGAGCTGGCCGCGGCCATCCGCAACAAACTCGAGGTGAGTGTGTGA
- a CDS encoding peptidoglycan D,D-transpeptidase FtsI family protein: MAASRGGQARARNAGSARRTYAAGTRSAAASRGNGGHRSRFSAVRLILVAVLVVAGAKLVQVQWFEAGELSLAAEKQRTQTIDIPAQRGSIVDRNGAKLAFSVEVRTLSVNLKAFHKSMDDLAAKTPATKKTFDTETAAAAKYIAAKVPSQLTEQQLLDLFHKQASFTYLENNVEPSVAADIVKQFPWIGVEKRALREYPGGSLASNIVGAANWRSDDPDVSKHNLHGLVGLELVRDNDLAGTPGRMLVNTKNGSDNVVIPGTERDLQAAVPGSDLELTIDSDLQYEVQRQLTDYVQQSHAKGGQAVVMDAKTGEVYALANDKSFDPNDQSTWTTDDLANPAVTTPFEPGSVNKIVTATGAIDYGVATPESTIAVPGALQVADKTVHDAWTHGTQNFTTAGIFAKSSNIGTLLLAQKIGPDRYSDLLKKFGLGQRTGVGLPGESAGVVPAQSQWSATTFGNLPIGQGLSMTVLQMAGMYQAIANDGLRVEPRIVKAKVNPDGTTVPEPAPRTTQVVPAPTAKTVRDMMRAVAQNGKGLQKGTAPTAAVEGYQISGKTGTGQQVDPRTKAYSDHLYNITFAGILPADHPRFVVGIRLDAPDTTLPVGHSAAPLFHTIASYLTQRFQIPLSDGPAPEVPLIQP; encoded by the coding sequence ATGGCGGCGAGCAGAGGGGGCCAGGCCCGGGCGCGCAACGCGGGCAGCGCGCGGCGGACCTACGCGGCCGGGACTCGCAGCGCGGCCGCGAGCCGGGGCAACGGAGGCCACCGCAGCCGGTTCTCCGCGGTGCGCCTGATCCTGGTCGCCGTGCTCGTCGTCGCGGGCGCGAAACTGGTGCAGGTGCAGTGGTTCGAGGCCGGCGAGCTGTCGCTGGCCGCGGAGAAGCAGCGCACCCAGACCATCGACATCCCGGCCCAGCGCGGGTCCATTGTGGACCGCAACGGCGCCAAGCTGGCGTTCAGCGTCGAGGTCCGCACGCTGTCGGTGAACCTCAAGGCGTTCCACAAGAGCATGGACGACCTGGCCGCGAAGACCCCCGCCACGAAGAAGACGTTCGACACCGAGACCGCCGCGGCCGCGAAGTACATCGCCGCGAAGGTCCCGAGCCAGCTCACCGAGCAGCAGCTGCTGGACCTGTTCCACAAGCAGGCGTCCTTCACCTACCTGGAGAACAACGTCGAGCCGTCGGTCGCCGCCGACATCGTCAAGCAGTTCCCCTGGATCGGCGTCGAGAAGCGCGCGCTGCGCGAGTACCCGGGCGGCAGCCTCGCCTCCAACATCGTCGGCGCCGCGAACTGGCGCTCCGACGACCCGGACGTCTCCAAGCACAACCTGCACGGCCTGGTCGGGCTGGAGCTGGTCCGCGACAACGACCTGGCGGGTACGCCGGGGCGGATGCTGGTCAACACCAAGAACGGCAGCGACAACGTCGTCATCCCGGGCACCGAGCGCGACCTGCAGGCCGCCGTCCCGGGGTCGGACCTCGAGCTGACCATCGACTCCGACCTGCAGTACGAGGTGCAGCGGCAGCTGACCGACTACGTCCAGCAGTCGCACGCCAAGGGCGGGCAGGCCGTGGTCATGGACGCGAAGACCGGCGAGGTCTACGCGCTGGCCAACGACAAGTCGTTCGACCCCAACGACCAGTCGACGTGGACGACCGACGACCTGGCCAACCCCGCGGTCACCACGCCGTTCGAACCCGGCTCGGTGAACAAGATCGTCACCGCCACCGGGGCGATCGACTACGGCGTCGCGACGCCGGAGTCGACCATCGCGGTGCCCGGCGCGCTGCAGGTCGCCGACAAGACGGTGCACGACGCCTGGACCCACGGCACGCAGAACTTCACCACCGCGGGCATCTTCGCCAAGTCGTCCAACATCGGCACGCTGCTGCTGGCGCAGAAGATCGGCCCGGACCGCTACTCGGACCTGCTCAAGAAGTTCGGGCTCGGCCAGCGCACCGGCGTCGGCCTGCCCGGCGAGAGCGCGGGCGTGGTGCCGGCGCAGAGCCAGTGGTCGGCGACCACGTTCGGCAACCTGCCGATCGGGCAGGGCCTGTCGATGACCGTGCTGCAGATGGCCGGGATGTACCAGGCGATCGCGAACGACGGCCTGCGCGTCGAGCCGCGGATCGTCAAGGCGAAGGTGAACCCGGACGGCACCACCGTGCCCGAACCGGCGCCGCGGACGACGCAGGTGGTGCCCGCGCCGACGGCGAAGACGGTGCGCGACATGATGCGCGCGGTCGCGCAGAACGGCAAGGGCCTGCAGAAGGGCACGGCGCCGACGGCGGCGGTCGAGGGCTACCAGATCTCCGGCAAGACGGGCACCGGCCAGCAGGTCGACCCGCGGACGAAGGCCTACAGCGACCACCTCTACAACATCACCTTCGCCGGCATCCTGCCCGCCGACCACCCGCGGTTCGTCGTCGGCATCCGGCTGGACGCGCCGGACACCACGCTGCCGGTGGGCCACTCCGCCGCGCCGCTGTTCCACACGATCGCGTCGTACCTGACGCAGCGGTTCCAGATCCCGCTGTCCGACGGCCCGGCGCCGGAGGTCCCGCTCATCCAACCGTGA
- the rsmH gene encoding 16S rRNA (cytosine(1402)-N(4))-methyltransferase RsmH, translating into MTAPEHVPVLLERIVELFAPVFADRDATLVDATVGLGGHSDAILEAFPRLRLVALDRDPAALERSAERLARHGDRVSFVHTIYDELPEALAGLGLSRVDGILFDLGVSSMQLDRAERGFAYSKDAPLDMRMDPTTGFTAADVLNTYTPGELIRILRDYGEERFAQRIVRSVVNAREKEPFTMSGRLVELLYDAVPAASRRTGGHPAKRTFQALRIEVNGELEVLRRAMPAALRALAVGGRIVVESYQSLEDRLVKQALAELAKSRTPEGLPVELPGHGPELKLLTRGAEKAGEEETEHNPRAASVRLRAAERIGEPR; encoded by the coding sequence ATGACGGCACCCGAGCACGTCCCGGTGCTGCTCGAGCGCATCGTCGAGCTGTTCGCTCCCGTGTTCGCCGACCGCGACGCGACCCTCGTGGACGCGACCGTCGGGCTCGGCGGGCACTCCGACGCCATCCTCGAAGCCTTCCCGCGCCTGCGCCTGGTCGCTCTCGACCGCGACCCCGCCGCGCTGGAGCGCTCCGCCGAACGCCTGGCCCGCCACGGCGATCGCGTCAGCTTCGTGCACACGATCTACGACGAGCTCCCCGAGGCACTGGCCGGGCTGGGACTGTCCCGTGTGGACGGCATCCTGTTCGACCTCGGCGTCTCCTCGATGCAGCTGGACCGCGCCGAGCGCGGGTTCGCCTACTCGAAGGACGCGCCGCTCGACATGCGGATGGACCCGACGACCGGGTTCACCGCCGCCGACGTCCTCAACACCTACACCCCGGGCGAGCTGATCCGGATCCTGCGCGACTACGGCGAAGAGCGGTTCGCGCAGCGGATCGTCCGGTCGGTGGTGAACGCGCGGGAGAAGGAGCCGTTCACGATGAGCGGGCGCCTGGTCGAGCTGCTCTACGACGCCGTCCCGGCCGCGAGCCGCCGCACCGGCGGCCACCCGGCCAAGCGGACGTTCCAGGCGCTGCGGATCGAGGTCAACGGCGAGCTCGAAGTGCTGCGCCGGGCCATGCCCGCCGCGTTGCGCGCGCTCGCCGTCGGCGGCCGGATCGTCGTCGAGTCCTACCAGTCGCTGGAAGACCGGCTGGTCAAGCAGGCCCTGGCCGAACTCGCGAAGTCCCGCACGCCGGAAGGACTTCCCGTGGAGCTGCCGGGGCACGGACCGGAGCTGAAGCTCCTGACCCGAGGGGCCGAAAAGGCCGGCGAAGAGGAGACCGAACACAACCCGCGCGCCGCTTCGGTGCGGTTGCGGGCCGCCGAGAGGATCGGAGAGCCGCGATGA
- the mraZ gene encoding division/cell wall cluster transcriptional repressor MraZ codes for MFLGTHTPKLDDKGRLALPAKFRDALAGGLMLTKGQDHCLFVFPRAEFEQMARKVAEAPFTNEAVRAYQRYLFAGTDEQRPDGQGRISIAPELRRYAGLSKECVVIGAITRLEIWDAEAWQGYLEEHEDSYAKAREEVLPGVF; via the coding sequence GTGTTCCTCGGCACCCACACCCCGAAGCTGGACGACAAAGGGCGGCTCGCGCTGCCCGCGAAGTTCCGCGACGCCTTGGCCGGCGGGCTGATGCTCACGAAGGGGCAGGACCACTGTCTTTTCGTCTTCCCCCGCGCCGAGTTCGAGCAGATGGCGCGCAAGGTCGCCGAGGCCCCGTTCACGAACGAGGCCGTCCGGGCCTACCAGCGCTACCTGTTCGCCGGGACGGACGAGCAACGCCCTGACGGGCAGGGGCGCATCAGCATCGCGCCCGAGCTCCGCCGCTACGCGGGGCTCAGCAAGGAATGCGTGGTGATCGGGGCGATCACCAGGCTGGAGATCTGGGACGCCGAAGCGTGGCAGGGCTACCTGGAGGAACACGAAGACAGCTACGCGAAGGCTCGAGAGGAAGTACTGCCGGGCGTCTTCTAG
- a CDS encoding ESX secretion-associated protein EspG, which produces MIRVSASAFDILWTDLGHDRPPEPLSVRSVGGTDEERDEVRKAVYENLAGRGLYDGSRLEPALAHRLELLAAGEVFVACEALADMTAEVPFRAVTAVRGRRGVLAVQPEQTISLDGIRESELCTAIVDVLPELTAGPGYGVSLAAAALAADVDDPVFAECGARSAASSAQLREVLAIQARPVYAAGQFSVSRRAASGRVERTGGLTWFDTDVGAYCATKTAGRGGQDWVTVTPVDSARLASRVAALVTPEA; this is translated from the coding sequence TTGATCCGCGTCTCCGCGTCGGCGTTCGACATCCTCTGGACGGACCTCGGCCACGACCGGCCGCCGGAGCCGCTCAGCGTGCGCAGCGTCGGCGGCACCGACGAGGAGCGCGACGAGGTGCGCAAGGCCGTGTACGAGAACCTCGCCGGGCGCGGGCTCTACGACGGGTCGCGGCTGGAACCCGCGCTGGCACACCGGCTGGAGCTGCTCGCGGCGGGGGAGGTGTTCGTCGCGTGCGAGGCCCTGGCCGACATGACGGCGGAGGTGCCCTTCCGCGCGGTGACGGCGGTCCGCGGCCGCCGCGGCGTGCTGGCCGTCCAGCCGGAGCAGACCATCAGCCTGGACGGCATCCGCGAAAGCGAGCTGTGCACGGCGATCGTCGACGTCCTGCCGGAGCTGACGGCGGGCCCGGGTTACGGCGTCAGCCTCGCCGCGGCCGCGCTCGCCGCCGACGTCGACGACCCGGTGTTCGCCGAGTGCGGCGCGCGGTCGGCGGCGTCGTCGGCCCAGCTGCGGGAAGTACTGGCGATCCAGGCGCGTCCGGTGTACGCGGCGGGCCAGTTCAGCGTCAGCCGCCGGGCCGCGTCGGGCCGGGTCGAGCGCACGGGCGGTTTGACGTGGTTCGACACCGACGTCGGCGCGTACTGCGCGACGAAGACCGCGGGCCGCGGCGGGCAGGACTGGGTGACCGTCACCCCGGTCGACAGCGCCCGCCTCGCGTCCCGCGTCGCCGCCCTGGTGACCCCCGAAGCCTGA
- a CDS encoding PPE domain-containing protein — MAAEVERDNDPVAAGETGARWDGLAKRLHESTADLAALIAGTHETWQGPGGDAARASLGRAAQWLSHSAAVSASVGTAVGAQADAAARARADMPPPVTYDPAAMIRDAAGAGDILVLAGLADEMEARRAEAEAARQKAIDVLRTRDAALHGHVPAETFAAPPALGQA; from the coding sequence ATGGCCGCCGAGGTCGAGCGGGACAACGACCCGGTCGCCGCGGGGGAGACGGGTGCCCGCTGGGACGGGCTCGCGAAGCGGCTGCACGAGTCGACCGCCGACCTGGCCGCGCTGATCGCCGGCACGCACGAGACCTGGCAGGGGCCGGGCGGTGACGCGGCGCGCGCGTCGCTCGGCCGGGCCGCGCAGTGGCTTTCGCACTCCGCCGCGGTGTCGGCGTCGGTCGGCACCGCCGTCGGCGCGCAGGCCGATGCGGCCGCGCGGGCCCGGGCCGACATGCCGCCGCCGGTGACCTACGACCCGGCGGCGATGATCCGCGACGCCGCCGGCGCGGGCGACATCCTGGTGCTCGCCGGGCTGGCCGACGAGATGGAGGCCCGCCGCGCCGAGGCGGAAGCCGCGCGGCAGAAGGCGATCGACGTCCTCCGGACCCGGGACGCGGCCCTGCACGGTCACGTCCCGGCCGAGACGTTCGCGGCCCCGCCGGCGCTGGGGCAGGCTTGA
- a CDS encoding DUF3558 domain-containing protein: MAESVHKKYLWVPAVLLLAACGQQPALPAVAGNASTVAPSTSRPPAEPGTLAALDPCTLLSPADRSSAGVSVLGKPKDIAGARACDWTVPASFGVTVTLDERTGLADLAVAKKTATKTTVGVHPALRVSDKKAADGTCAVLLGVGDSGSVQVDVSNSGFTDTALACRRAGTVAGLVEPKLP, from the coding sequence GTGGCTGAGAGCGTGCACAAGAAGTATCTGTGGGTCCCGGCCGTGCTGCTGCTCGCGGCCTGCGGACAGCAACCCGCGCTGCCGGCCGTCGCGGGCAACGCCTCGACCGTGGCCCCTTCGACGTCGCGGCCCCCGGCCGAGCCCGGCACGCTGGCCGCGCTCGACCCGTGCACGCTGCTCTCGCCGGCGGACCGCTCGAGCGCCGGGGTGAGCGTGCTCGGCAAACCCAAGGACATCGCCGGCGCGCGGGCGTGCGACTGGACCGTGCCCGCGAGCTTCGGCGTCACCGTGACCCTCGACGAGCGCACCGGCCTGGCCGACCTCGCGGTCGCGAAGAAGACGGCCACCAAGACGACGGTGGGCGTCCACCCGGCGCTGCGCGTCTCGGACAAGAAGGCCGCCGACGGCACCTGCGCCGTGCTGCTCGGGGTGGGGGACTCCGGCAGCGTCCAGGTCGACGTCAGCAACTCCGGCTTCACCGACACCGCGCTGGCGTGCCGCCGCGCGGGCACGGTGGCCGGGCTGGTCGAACCCAAGCTGCCCTGA